From Podospora bellae-mahoneyi strain CBS 112042 chromosome 3, whole genome shotgun sequence, the proteins below share one genomic window:
- the MET8 gene encoding Bifunctional dehydrogenase and ferrochelatase (COG:H; EggNog:ENOG503NYT8): MVTLEWRFRSRLLFHPSRHRHVFFSAANPFRPSIAIVATAKTHGGMAESRPQEKYPAIQGGGSLMIAWQVKGKPVLVIGGGEVAAGRIVHLLNADAVVTVICPSSGLNAEVSYRVAQKQVTHVDRIFLPSDLDDKDWSMVLVAIDDPAASTQIWKLCKQKRLVANIADVPPECDFYFGSVHRDGPLQIMVSTNGKGPRLASMIRRFIAKQLPSNAGRAIEAIGELRVKLRQVAPKPEEGPKRMSWMKDVSDRYSWEEMCEMTDEDMTNLLTFYEPNRVPSFHDLRGMRASAIEAAKADVFDGSFGFSVGV, from the exons ATGGTGACTCTTGAATGGCGCTTTCGATCTCGTCTGCTTTTCCACCCAtctcgccatcgccatgtcTTCTTTTCTGCTGCCAACCCCTTCCGTCCTtccatcgccatcgtcgcGACCGCAAAGACACACGGCGGCATGGCTGAATCACGACCGCAGGAAAAGTACCCCGCCATCCAGGGCGGCGGGAGCCTGATGATTGCATGGCAGGTCAAGGGCAAACCTGTCCTTgtcatcggcggcggtgag GTAGCAGCAGGACGGAttgtccacctcctcaacgcCGATGCCGTCGTCACCGTCATCTGTCCCTCGAGCGGCCTGAACGCCGAAGTCTCGTACCGTGTCGCCCAAAAGCAGGTAACCCACGTCGACCggatcttcctcccctcgGACCTCGACGACAAGGACTGGTCTATGGTCCTCGTAGCCATCGACGATCCTGCCGCCTCAACCCAGATCTGGAAGCTGTGCAAGCAGAAGCGCCTGGTGGCCAACATTGCCGATGTCCCGCCCGAGTGCGACTTTTACTTTGGCAGCGTGCACCGCGATGGACCGCTACAGATCATGGTGTCCACCAATGGCAAGGGGCCGAGGCTGGCGAGCATGATCAGACGCTTCATTGCGAAGCAGCTGCCGTCCAATGCTGGGAGGGCCATTGAGGCCATTGGCGAGCTGCGCGTCAAGCTGCGCCAGGTTGCGCCCAAGCCCGAGGAGGGCCCCAAGCGCATGTCCTGGATGAAGGACGTGAGCGACAGGTACAGCTGGGAGGAGATGTGTGAGATGACGGACGAAGACATGACCAACCTGCTCACGTTCTATGAGCCCAACAGGGTGCCAAGCTTCCATGATCTCAGGGGGATGAGAGCAAGTGCTATCGAAGCAGCCAAGGCAGATGTGTTCGACGGGTCGTTCGGGTTCAGCGTTGGTGTATGA
- the PEP7 gene encoding carboxypeptidase Y-deficient (EggNog:ENOG503NW74; BUSCO:EOG092629RT; COG:S): MSAPRRLGGGRILGSGSKGLAPPSSSSSTPAPGDANPRRASANTARAVSPFPPSESSASVGSYHSRLSSPNSLSPPLSSTLPPFAQDLVSHVSLAGPSNRASSSGGLICPICNEEMVTLLQLNRHLDDVHQELPEAEQDEVKSWFDKQVLKAKRFQPLSLINQKLRGMDVFESNESQPVSAPAAPGRIAETVVDPEELVTRKHWQRPSGNDTCTDPTCDRKLGPLSGSVNCRKCGRLFCEEHTMYQMKLSRSANHEPVRGIWCRVCETCYKSRGGYNDHNGVSRDHTADFAAVRARKVERQRLEVQRLEKRLTKLTRLLAEGPQDAGVNSALLSPLGGAKHIRKTIEQSVVAWEEDASVARCPFCKQEFRSWTFRRHHCRICGRVVCADPATGCSSEIGFNVATPTALPAAEKPTGGGHVSVDVRMCCDCKTTIFSHRDFTDSITHKPPDQIAYENLRQFELGIRNMMPKFHKALVALQPPDDNSNKPPPTHAEIQHAASIRKRLTYSFRQYGEAAKRIQNMPTDSPTQRMLQQKIYAAASAFMHTNMLPLKSLPSILKASGPGHRRLLSNGPSHSPLRNGESATFDAETSSVGGASEVSTAVSALETEEKEAKEKLIVLEEQRFMVHEMLNHARAARRFEEVTALTKNIEELDREIEGSKRTVADVAEKFQGLYVGGA, from the exons ATGTCGGCGCCCCGGAGGCTGGGAGGTGGCCGCATCCtgggcagcggcagcaaggGGCTCGCCccgccctcgtcgtcatcctcgactCCCGCTCCAGGAGATGCCAACCCACGACGGGCCAGCGCCAACACAGCTCGCGCCGTGAGCCCATTCCCGCCCTCGGAAAGCAGTGCTAGCGTCGGCTCGTATCATTCGAGACTCTCGTctcccaactccctctcGCCGCCTTTGTCCAGCACGCTTCCGCCCTTCGCCCAGGATCTCGTCTCCCATGTCAGCCTCGCCGGTCCCTCGAACCGCGCCTCCAGCAGCGGAGGGCTGATTTGCCCAATATGCAACGAGGAAATGGTTACTCTGCTCCAGCTCAACCGCCACCTAGACGACGTGCACCAGGAGCTCCCCGAGGCCGAGCAGGACGAGGTCAAATCGTGGTTCGACAAGCAGGTACTCAAAGCCAAGCGGTTCCAGCCGCTGTCTCTGATCAACCAGAAGCTACGCGGCATGGACGTGTTCGAGTCCAACGAAAGCCAACCTGTCTCAGCGCCGGCAGCCCCAGGCCGGATTGCAGAAACTGTTGTCGATcccgaggagctggtgaCGAGGAAACACTGGCAGAGGCCATCGGGCAACGACACATGCACAGACCCGACATGCGATAGGAAATTGGGACCGCTGAGCGGCAGCGTAAATTGCAGGAAGTGCGGGAGGTTGTTCTGCGAGGAGCACACAATGTACCAGATGAAGCTGTCGAGGTCAGCCAACCACGAACCGGTCCGGGGCATCTGGTGTCGCGTGTGCGAGACGTGCTACAAGTCGAGGGGGGGCTACAATGACCACAATGGTGTTTCACGAGACCATACGGCGGACTTTGCTGCCGTGCGTGCCAggaaggtggagaggcaACGCCTCGAGGTCCAGAGgctggagaagaggttgaccaAGCTGACTAGGCTGTTGGCCGAGGGGCCTCAGGACGCGGGTGTCAATTCCGCGTTGCTATCACCGCTCGGCGGGGCAAAACACATCAGAAAGACTATTGAGCAATCTGTGGTGGCTTGGGAAGAAGATGCGTCTGTGGCGAGGTGCCCGTTCTGCAAGCAAGAGTTTCGGTCTTGGACGTTTAGGAGGCATCACTGCAGGATATGTGGCAGGGTTGTGTGTGCGGATCCGGCGACGGGGTGTTCGAGTGAGATTGGATTCAATGTCGCAACCC CAACCGCTTTGCCCGCAGCCGAGAAGCCAACCGGTGGTGGCCATGTCAGTGTCGATGTCAGGATGTGCTGCGACTGCAAGACGACCATCTTCTCACACCGAGATTTTACTGATTCGATTACCCACAAGCCTCCGGATCAGATCGCGTACGAGAACCTACGCCAGTTTGAGCTGGGCATCCGAAACATGATGCCAAAATTCCACAAAGCACTGGTGGCATTGCAGCCGCCTGACGAtaacagcaacaaaccaccGCCAACACACGCCGAGATCCAGCACGCTGCCAGTATTCGCAAGCGCCTCACATACTCGTTTCGCCAATATGGCGAGGCAGCAAAGCGCATTCAGAACATGCCCACCGACAGCCCTACGCAACGGATGCTTCAACAAAAGATTTATGCTGCTGCTTCGGCCTTCATGCACACCAATATGCTTCCCCTGAAGAGCCTGCCATCTATTTTGAAAGCCAGCGGGCCGGGCCACCGGCGCTTGCTCTCCAACGGGCCGTCGCACTCGCCCCTGCGAAACGGCGAGTCGGCCACATTCGATGCCGAAACTTCCAGCGTGGGAGGGGCGAGCGAGGTCAGCACCGCCGTGTCGGCTCTCGAGacagaggagaaggaggcaaAGGAGAAGTTGATTGTCTTGGAGGAGCAGCGGTTTATGGTGCACGAGATGCTCAATCATGcaagggcggcgaggagatTCGAGGAGGTCACGGCGTTGACCAAGAACATCGAGGAGCTGGACAGGGAAATTGAAGGCTCAAAACGAACTGTGGCGGATGTTGCCGAGAAGTTCCAGGGGCTTTACGTTGGAGGAGCATGA